Proteins encoded together in one bacterium window:
- a CDS encoding class I SAM-dependent methyltransferase, with amino-acid sequence MADWPKGEGIIPQTSPDQMDVFPAHLCLLHHDADHGFAVVHRDLEFWGKLVLPGGIIALHDYHEPTYPDVKASWEQFSLKDKFKYWGRGHSVQIFERM; translated from the coding sequence GTGGCCGACTGGCCCAAGGGCGAGGGCATCATCCCGCAGACGTCCCCCGACCAGATGGACGTGTTCCCCGCCCACCTCTGCTTGCTCCACCACGACGCGGACCACGGGTTTGCCGTCGTGCACCGGGACCTCGAGTTCTGGGGCAAGCTGGTGCTGCCCGGCGGGATCATCGCCCTGCACGACTATCATGAGCCCACGTACCCCGACGTCAAGGCGTCGTGGGAGCAGTTCAGCCTGAAGGACAAGTTCAAGTACTGGGGCCGCGGCCACTCGGTACAGATATTCGAGCGGATGTAG